Proteins from one Panthera leo isolate Ple1 chromosome D1, P.leo_Ple1_pat1.1, whole genome shotgun sequence genomic window:
- the LOC122200783 gene encoding olfactory receptor 51I2-like, giving the protein MIGIPGHEAVHGWISIPFSSMYTVALTGNCLILLAVRKTPSLHQPMYYFLSMLALTDVGLTLSTLPTTLAVLWFGHRLIGFNACLVQMFFLHSFSVVESSVLLAMSFDRFVAISNPLRYATVLTNNVIIRIGMAIVARAALSLFPVPFLLKRLNFCPNKILLSHSFCFHPDVMRRACADITINIIYGLYVVLSTGGIDSLLIILSYILILHTILGLASPRERIRAFNTCVSHILAVFVFFIPGITMSMIHRFGWHLSPIAHALVAYVYLVVPPVLNPIIYSVKSKPIREAMLKVY; this is encoded by the exons ATGATTGGCATCCCAGGGCATGAGGCTGTTCATGGATGGATCTCTATCCCCTTCTCCTCCATGTACACTGTGGCCCTCACTGGAAACTGCCTGATCCTCTTGGCTGTGAGGAAGACTCCCAGCCTGCACCAGCCCATGTACTACTTCTTGTCCATGCTGGCCCTCACCGACGTGGGCCTCACCCTGTCCACACTGCCCACCACCTTGGCTGTGCTCTGGTTTGGCCACAGGCTCATAGGCTTCAATGCCTGCCTGGTCCAGATGTTCTTCCTCCATTCCTTCTCTGTGGTGGAGTCGTCGGTGCTCCTGGCCATGTCATTTGACCGCTTTGTGGCCATCTCGAATCCTCTTCGCTATGCAACTGTCCTCACCAATAATGTCATCATCAGGATTGGGATGGCCATTGTGGCCCGTGctgccctgtctctcttcccagtGCCTTTCCTGCTTAAACGCTTGAACTTCTGCCCTAACAAAATCCTTTTGTCCCACTCGTTCTGTTTTCATCCTGATGTGATGAGAAGAGCCTGTGCTGACATCACCATAAACATCATCTATGGGCTCTATGTGGTATTGTCCACTGGAGGCATAGACTCTCTGCTCATCATCCTATCCTATATTCTTATCCTACACACAATCTTGGGACTGGCATCTCCCAGGGAGCGCATCCGAGCCTTCAACACCTGTGTTTCCCATATCCTGgctgtctttgtctttttcattccagGCATTACCATGTCCATGATCCACCGTTTTGGGTGGCACTTGTCCCCCATTGCACATGCCCTTGTTGCCTATGTATACCTGGTGGTACCCCCTGTGCTCAACCCCATCATCTACAGTGTGAAATCCAAGCCCATCAGGGAAGCCAT GTTAAAAGTGTATTGA
- the LOC122200633 gene encoding olfactory receptor 51I2-like, whose product MLPSQTYVNISFFQPHAFLMIGIPGHEAVHGWISIPFSSMYTVALTGNCLILLAVRKTPSLHQPMYYFLSMLALTDVGLTLSTLPTTLAVLWFGHRLIGFNACLVQMFFLHSFSVVESSVLLAMSFDRFVAISNPLRYATVLTNNVIIRIGIAIVTRATVSLFPGPFLLKRLNFCPGKILLSHSFCFHADVMKRACADITVNILYGLYVVLSTVGVDSLLIFLSYTLILRTVMGLASPRERVQALNTCVSHILAVLIFYIPVIGVSMIHRLGRHLPHIVHALIAYVYLVVPPVLNPIIYSVKSKPIREAMLRLLREKRQG is encoded by the coding sequence ATGCTCCCTTCCCAGACCTATGTCAACATCTCCTTCTTCCAGCCACATGCCTTCCTGATGATTGGCATCCCAGGGCATGAGGCTGTTCATGGATGGATCTCTATCCCCTTCTCCTCCATGTACACTGTGGCCCTCACTGGAAACTGCCTGATCCTCTTGGCTGTGAGGAAGACTCCCAGCCTGCACCAGCCCATGTACTACTTCTTGTCCATGCTGGCCCTCACCGACGTGGGCCTCACCCTGTCCACACTGCCCACCACCTTGGCTGTGCTCTGGTTTGGCCACAGGCTCATAGGCTTCAATGCCTGCCTGGTCCAGATGTTCTTCCTCCATTCCTTCTCTGTGGTGGAGTCGTCGGTGCTCCTGGCCATGTCATTTGACCGCTTTGTGGCCATCTCGAACCCTCTTCGCTATGCAACTGTCCTCACCAATAATGTTATCATCAGGATCGGGATCGCCATTGTTACTCGGGCCACTGTATCCCTCTTTCCAGGGCCCTTCTTACTGAAGCGACTGAACTTTTGTCCTGGCAAGATTCTCCTGTCCCACTCCTTCTGTTTCCATGCAGATGTCATGAAACGGGCCTGTGCTGACATTACTGTCAACATCCTCTATGGGCTCTATGTAGTTTTATCCACAGTGGGTGTAGattctttgcttattttcctgTCCTATACCCTTATTCTTCGTACAGTGATGGGTCTGGCCTCTCCGAGGGAGCGTGTCCAGGCCCTCAACACATGTGTTTCTCATATATTAGCTGTTCTGATTTTCTACATCCCAGTCATAGGAGTGTCAATGATCCACCGTTTAGGCAGGCACCTGCCTCACATTGTACATGCTCTTATTGCCTATGTGTACCTGGTGGTGCCCCCTGTGCTCAACCCCATTATTTACAGTGTGAAATCCAAGCCCATCAGGGAGGCCATGCTCAGATTACTGAGAGAGAAGAGGCAAGGCTGA
- the LOC122200208 gene encoding olfactory receptor 51E2, with amino-acid sequence MSSCNFTHATFVLIGIPGLEEAHFWIGFPLLSMYAVAVFGNCIVVFIVRTERSLHAPMYLFLCMLAAIDLALSTSTMPKILALFWFDSREITYDACIAQMFFIHALSAIESTILLAMAFDRYIAICHPLRHAAVLNNTVTAQIGMVAVVRGSLFFIPLPLLIKRLAFCHSNVLSHSYCVHQDMMKLAYADTLPNEVYGLTAILLVMGVDVLFISLSYFLIIRTVLQLPSKSERAKAFGTCMSHIGVVLAFYVPLIGLSVVHRFGKSLDPIVHVLMGDVYLFLPPVINPIIYGAKTKKIRTRMLAMFKISCDKDPQAVGSR; translated from the coding sequence ATGAGTTCCTGCAACTTCACACATGCCACCTTTGTACTCATTGGTATCCCCGGATTAGAAGAAGCCCATTTCTGGATCGGCTTCCCCCTGCTTTCAATGTATGCCGTAGCAGTGTTTGGAAACTGCATCGTGGTGTTCATCGTAAGGACGGAGCGCAGCCTGCATGCTCCCATGTACCTCTTTCTCTGCATGTTGGCAGCCATTGACCTGGCATTGTCCACATCCACCATGCCCAAGATCCTTGCCCTCTTCTGGTTTGATTCCCGGGAGATTACCTATGATGCCTGCATTGCCCAGATGTTTTTTATTCATGCCCTCTCAGCTATTGAGTCCACCATCCTGCTGGCCATGGCCTTTGACCGTTATATAGCCATCTGTCACCCACTACGCCACGCAGCAGTACTCAACAATACAGTAACAGCCCAGATTGGCATGGTGGCCGTGGTCCGTGGATCCCTCTTCTTTATCCCACTGCCTCTGCTCATCAAGCGGCTGGCCTTCTGCCACTCCAATGTGCTCTCACACTCCTATTGCGTGCACCAGGATATGATGAAGTTGGCCTATGCAGACACATTGCCCAATGAGGTCTATGGTCTTACTGCCATTCTGCTGGTTATGGGTGTGGATGTCCTCTTCATCTCCTTGTCCTATTTTCTGATTATACGAACAGTTCTACAACTGCCTTCCAAGTCAGAGCGGGCCAAGGCTTTTGGAACCTGTATGTCACACATCGGTGTGGTTTTAGCCTTCTATGTTCCTCTCATTGGACTCTCAGTGGTTCACCGTTTTGGAAAGAGCCTTGACCCCATCGTGCATGTTCTTATGGGTGATGTCTATCTATTTCTGCCTCCTGTGATCAACCCCATCATCTATGGTGCCAAGACCAAAAAGATCAGAACTCGGATGCTAGCTATGTTCAAGATCAGCTGTGACAAGGACCCTCAGGCTGTGGGAAGCAGGTGA